A stretch of Ipomoea triloba cultivar NCNSP0323 chromosome 13, ASM357664v1 DNA encodes these proteins:
- the LOC116002005 gene encoding tyrosine--tRNA ligase, chloroplastic/mitochondrial-like, whose protein sequence is MAPIGTSLPFSSKNAQSRLLTSHCRRNSLFCYSSSPSCSSAQFTPHLRNESEMESDQWQQRRNVVEILEERGLLESITSENLRSICSNPNLPPLKVYCGFDPTAESLHLGNLLGLIVLSWFLRCGHKVVALLGGATGRIGDPSGKSVERPELDYVTLNHNIAGISANIRQVLLSPDSSYLTSDIQILDNYYWWKDVKFLDFLRDVGRFARVGTMMSKESVKKRLENAEQGMSYAEFTYQLLQGYDFVHLFEKEGVTVQIGGSDQWGNITAGTDLIRRIIGKSSETEAAASLAHGLTFPLLLKSDGTKFGKSEEGAIWLSPSLLSPYKFYQYFFSVPDADVVRFLKILTFLTIEEIEELKTQMGNPGYAPNTAQRRLAEEVTRFVHGQEGLDEALKATEALRPGNADTKLDWKTIEGIAGDVPSCSLPYDQVLSISVLDLIVSSGLLESKSAARRMLKQGGLYLNNARVDSEAKKIEDDDIVDGKVLLLSAGKKNKMVVRIS, encoded by the coding sequence ATGGCGCCCATAGGCACTTCTCTCCCCTTCTCATCCAAAAATGCCCAATCCCGACTACTCACTTCTCACTGCCGCCGCAACAGCCTCTTTTGCTATTCTTCATCGCCGTCGTGCTCCTCCGCCCAATTTACTCCCCATCTCAGGAATGAGTCGGAGATGGAATCCGACCAGTGGCAGCAGAGGCGGAATGTGGTGGAGATTTTGGAGGAGAGGGGATTACTGGAGTCCATCACTAGCGAAAACCTCCGTTCAATTTGCTCCAACCCGAATCTCCCACCCCTCAAAGTCTACTGCGGGTTTGACCCGACGGCTGAAAGCCTCCATCTCGGAAACCTTCTTGGCCTTATTGTTCTCTCCTGGTTCCTTCGCTGTGGCCATAAAGTCGTTGCTCTCCTCGGTGGCGCCACCGGCCGTATTGGTGACCCCTCCGGCAAGAGCGTAGAGCGGCCGGAGCTCGATTACGTTACATTGAATCACAACATCGCTGGAATTTCTGCCAACATTCGGCAAGTACTACTCTCTCCAGATTCATCTTACCTCACCTCCGACATTCAGATCCTAGACAACTATTATTGGTGGAAAGACGTGAAATTTCTCGATTTCTTGCGAGATGTAGGAAGGTTTGCTAGGGTTGGGACTATGATGTCGAAAGAAAGTGTGAAGAAGAGATTGGAAAATGCGGAGCAAGGAATGAGCTACGCAGAGTTCACGTACCAGTTGTTGCAGGGCTATGATTTTGTGCATTTGTTCGAAAAAGAAGGTGTCACGGTTCAAATTGGGGGCAGTGATCAATGGGGGAATATTACAGCCGGAACGGACCTTATTCGCCGGATAATCGGAAAATCTTCGGAGACCGAAGCAGCAGCTTCTTTGGCTCATGGTTTGACATTCCCACTTCTCCTCAAGAGTGATGGGACCAAGTTTGGGAAATCCGAGGAAGGAGCAATATGGCTCTCACCTTCCCTCTTATCACCTTACAAGTTCTACCAATACTTTTTCTCTGTTCCTGATGCTGATGTGGTGAGATTTCTCAAGATTCTTACATTTCTCACCATTGAAGAGATTGAGGAGCTCAAAACACAAATGGGGAATCCTGGTTATGCTCCTAACACTGCACAACGTAGGTTGGCTGAGGAGGTTACACGGTTTGTTCATGGACAAGAGGGGTTGGATGAAGCCCTGAAGGCTACAGAGGCGTTGAGGCCTGGCAATGCAGATACTAAGTTGGATTGGAAAACCATTGAGGGAATTGCTGGTGATGTTCCATCCTGCTCGTTGCCTTATGATCAGGTGTTGAGTATTTCAGTTTTGGATCTTATTGTTTCTAGTGGTTTGCTCGAGAGCAAGTCTGCTGCGCGTAGAATGCTCAAGCAAGGAGGGCTTTACTTGAACAATGCCCGAGTTGATAGTGAGGCTAAGAAGATTGAGGATGACGATATTGTGGATGGAAAAGTTCTGCTTTTGTCTGCAGGAAAGAAGAATAAGATGGTTGTTAGAATTTCCTGA